CATTTATTGTTCTAATGTTCCCgtttttccttctttcttATACATAGGATACAGAAAGGATATTATCATTCAAACTGTTGTACTGCCTCTAATACCAATCAAATCATGTATACTAGCACAAAGCTTGAATGTTTGGTATACTGTAATACCTAACCTCTCACAACAGTTAATGACATTCCACGACAAGTCAATTTTACTTGAATTGATGTAAGTATACAAACTGTTTTAAGGCCAACTTCTGGTGTGAAATCCAGTTGCAGTAAGTAAAGTTAGCGATtccatttattttttggttcATCGCCTCTACTCATATTAGACTGTAACACGATATCTCCAATTATTGACCTCCATTTCTTCTAAATTTAATCACTATCCTAATTGTTGGTTGTACTGAAAACTATTAAATTGAGGAAACGAGGAGTCTTTCAGGTTCTTTCTTAtcttttaaattgattgtatGTAGTTGTTACGAAAACACTATTGTTCAATTAAGTTgtgatttatattttgtttttgtttaattgaaaTGAGATCTACTTTTATATACTTCTCAtgtaattgatatttggaAGAAAAACATATATAAACTACTAAAATAATTCCGCTATTTGATAAACCTATTCAGTACATGGTGCTACATTTTTGGCATGGTATGGTGCATCAAGATATTTGATATCCTCCTCCGTTAAGTTGACATTAAAAATACCAACTAACTCTTCTGCTTGAGCAAATTTAGATACCCCAGCAATCGGAATGACACCTTTTGCGAGACACCATGCCAATGAAATCTGCGTCATAGATGCATTATACTTGACACTCAATTCCTCAACTCTACCAACAATTGTCTTGTCAATTTCAGTGGTATCCCCTAACCCAAACATGCTTGCCCACCATTTGTTCtctaaaaatttttgagtCTTTTCAGAATCAAATGGACGGCATAATACACCGCTGGCATTTGGTGACCATGGGATCAATCCAATGCCATTTTTCTTGCAgtattcattcaattctcTGTCGTCTTCACGATACAATAAAGAATAGTGACTTTGCATGGAAATAAATTGATGCCAACCGTTTGCTTTAGCAACATTTTGCAACTCAACAAATTCCCAAGTTTTCATAGATGAAGCACCGATATACCTTGTTAACCCCCgttcaacaacatcatttAAGGAGTGCATGATTTCTTCATATGTAACTCCATGGTCTAAACGATGGATCTGTAAAACATCAATATAAGTACCTAAACGTTTAACGGAAGCCTCAACAGCAGCCAATATGTGTTTTCTGCTTAACCCCTTACCATtcataaaatcaattgggTCAGCATCTTTCCAATCTTTATCATCTGATTC
This is a stretch of genomic DNA from Candida dubliniensis CD36 chromosome 1, complete sequence. It encodes these proteins:
- a CDS encoding aldo-keto reductase, putative (Similar to Candida dubliniensis CSH1;~possibly fungus-specific) → MSIDKSKLVTRLGKSGLKVNTVIVGTMRLGSTWMGFNGDIDECLKILKFCYDNGFRTFDTADTYSNGKSEELLGLFIKKYNIPRERIVILTKCHFPVNESDDKDWKDADPIDFMNGKGLSRKHILAAVEASVKRLGTYIDVLQIHRLDHGVTYEEIMHSLNDVVERGLTRYIGASSMKTWEFVELQNVAKANGWHQFISMQSHYSLLYREDDRELNEYCKKNGIGLIPWSPNASGVLCRPFDSEKTQKFLENKWWASMFGLGDTTEIDKTIVGRVEELSVKYNASMTQISLAWCLAKGVIPIAGVSKFAQAEELVGIFNVNLTEEDIKYLDAPYHAKNVAPCTE